One window of the Triticum dicoccoides isolate Atlit2015 ecotype Zavitan chromosome 3B, WEW_v2.0, whole genome shotgun sequence genome contains the following:
- the LOC119278393 gene encoding IST1 homolog has protein sequence MSMLEAFFGKGAGGGGGFRAAKCKTLLKLSIPRIKLLRNRRELQLRQMRRDIAKLLEAGQEATARIRVEHIIREENMMAAQEILELFCELVAVRLPIIEAQKECPIDLKEAISSICFAAPRCSDLPELMQVQMMFATKYGKEFVAAAAELMPDCGVNRQIIELLSIRPPPVDIKMKLLKEIAEEHEIDWDPSETETEYLKPHEDLLNGPTYFSGSTLPLPKEKHEEPVAATAADEPGEDYQSDGGFDSLDLPEVPKAAIRPASGTQSSPDIGPHVQSSQSAAHDFSNPPDLEENPTADAAFYNYLKSSEPPVSPQFAQPRMPALPDEKKQFVPFVSPPPFASASSMERSDSIPLNSPPVKPTEQEFFTRSADEVTAPHTPKDFNMFSKHPEQVHSISPVESGENIDMDGVVSAAQTAADSAERAASAARAAANLAKLCIADLKKNTRVYESHSDDSQKESHHQTEQKPVFDHQDSFSNDLEGYAPSHVPQRSTSLEDDPFSYPNLFSSKP, from the exons ATGTCGATGCTGGAAGCCTTCTTCGGCaagggcgccggcggcggcggcggcttccgcGCCGCCAAGTG CAAGACGCTGCTCAAGCTGTCCATCCCGCGGATAAAGCTGCTGCGGAACCGCCGGGAGCTGCAGCTGCGCCAGATGCGCCGGGACATCGCCAAGCTCCTCGAGGCCGGCCAGGAAGCCACCGCCAGAATCAGG GTGGAGCACATCATCCGGGAGGAGAACATGATGGCGGCGCAGGAGATCCTCGAGCTCTTCTGCGAGCTCGTAGCCGTTCGCCTGCCCATCATAGAGGCCCAAAA GGAATGTCCTATAGATCTCAAAGAGGCAATATCCAGCATCTGTTTTGCTGCTCCTAGGTGTTCAGATTTGCCTGAACTGATGCAAGTCCAAATGATGTTTGCAACTAAATATGGGAAAGAGTTTGTTGCTGCAGCTGCAGAACTTATGCCGGATTGTGGGGTCAACCGTCAG ATAATTGAACTACTTTCAATCCGTCCTCCTCCAGTAGATATAAAGATGAAACTGCTGAAGGAGATTGCTGAGGAGCATGAGATCGACTGGGATCCATCAGAAACAGAGACAGAATATCTTAAACCCCATGAAGATCTATTG AATGGACCAACCTACTTCAGTGGTTCAACACTGCCACTTCCAAAGGAGAAACACGAGGAACCAGTAGCTGCAACTGCCGCTGACGAACCTGGTGAAGATTATCAATCTGATGGCGGCTTTGACTCATTGGATTTGCCTGAAGTCCCAAAAGCAGCAATTCGTCCAGCTTCTGGTACTCAATCAAGCCCAGATATTGGTCCACATGTGCAAAGCTCACAGTCGGCTGCTCATGATTTCTCAAACCCACCTGACTTGGAAGAGAATCCAACAGCTGATGCTGCGTTCTATAATTATCTGAAAAGTTCAGAACCCCCAGTTTCTCCACAATTTGCTCAGCCAAGGATGCCAGCTTTGCCAGATGAAAAGAAGCAATTTGTTCCTTTTGTCTCTCCCCCAccatttgcttctgcttcttctatGGAGAGAAGTGACTCGATTCCCTTAAATTCTCCTCCAGTGAAGCCAACAGAGCAAGAATTCTTCACAAGGTCAGCTGATGAAGTGACTGCTCCCCATACACCCAAAGATTTCAACATGTTCTCGAAGCATCCAGAACAGGTGCATTCGATCTCTCCTGTAGAGAGCGGGGAAAATATTGATATGGATGGCGTGGTTTCAGCTGCCCAAACAGCTGCTGATTCAGCAGAGCGAGCTGCATCGGCAGCACGTGCTGCTGCAAACCTTGCGAAACTGTGCATTGCCGATCTAAAGAAGAACACTAGGGTTTATGAGAGCCACAGTGATGATAGCCAAAAGGAAAGTCATCATCAAACTGAGCAGAAACCGGTATTTGATCATCAGGACTCTTTTTCCAATGACCTTGAGGGTTATGCACCATCTCATGTGCCTCAGAGATCAACATCGTTGGAGGACGATCCGTTCTCCTACCCCAACCTCTTCTCATCGAAGCCTTGA